One window from the genome of Nicotiana tomentosiformis chromosome 5, ASM39032v3, whole genome shotgun sequence encodes:
- the LOC104092094 gene encoding universal stress protein PHOS32-like yields the protein MAEKQVMIFALDDSDHSFYALEWTLDHFFPSPSTSSFKLIIVHAKPNPTSVIGVVGPGTTDMYTMVETDIKKTAQKIIDRAKELSKSKGVANVACEILEGDARNVICDAVERHHASLLVMGSHGYGTFKRAVLGSVSDYCSHHAHCSVMIVKKPKPNN from the exons ATGGCAGAGAAACAAGTGATGATCTTTGCCCTTGATGACAGTGATCATAGCTTCTATGCCCTTGAATGGACTCTCGATCATTTTTTTCCTTCTCCCTCAACTTCCAGTTTTAAACTCATCATTGTTCATGCAAAACCTAATCCAACTTCTGTCATAGGAGTTGTTGGACCAG GAACAACAGACATGTACACGATGGTAGAAACAGACATAAAAAAGACAGCCCAAAAAATTATTGACAGGGCTAAAGAGTTAAGCAAGAGTAAAGGGGTTGCTAATGTTGCATGTGAAATACTTGAAGGTGATGCTAGGAATGTTATTTGTGATGCTGTTGAAAGGCATCACGCCTCTCTCTTGGTCATGGGCAGCCATGGCTATGGAACTTTCAAAAG GGCTGTTTTGGGTAGCGTAAGTGACTACTGCTCTCACCATGCTCATTGTTCTGTCATGATTGTGAAGAAGCCTAAGCCAAACAATTAA